One window of the Melanotaenia boesemani isolate fMelBoe1 chromosome 14, fMelBoe1.pri, whole genome shotgun sequence genome contains the following:
- the mcoln3b gene encoding mucolipin-3 isoform X1, which translates to MEEPSDLYAVCNINHPPTWQEHQPQCLSELDEVEHLRRKIKYYFMNPCEKYHARGRKPWKLILQIVKIAIITIQLVSFGLSNQMVVTFKEESLMAFNHLFLKDYVDGGMDTYAVYRQADVYDHIDYIITQYGLLHNNTVGNHAYEKNGSGYTALSICQEFYRNGAIYPGNETFEIDAHVDADCIEVYPMYSLTSRDLLQNFEVHFKRLICIKITFVIKAINLQTVRHRELPDCYDFNVIITFNNQAHSGRIKVELESDVEINECRDWKVTGASAKQIYLTVLFDCLIVITCITSFTLCVRSVIKGILLMLEYTKHCSKHCGKDTPWSDKLEFVNGWYILIIVSDTLTIIGSILKIEIQTKILTSYNVCSIFLGTGTMFVWIGVIRYMGYFRKYNILILTLRAAFPNVIRFICCAGIIYLSYCLCGWIVLGPYHEKFRTLNTVSECLFSLINGDDMFPTFKNMKQKSSLVWIFSRVYLYTFVSLFIYMILSLFITIITDTYDTIKQQQQSGVLMSELQKFLAVCKDLPNSGVFRLDKSNNCILNCCINRCREQQERLTSEA; encoded by the exons ATGGAGGAACCCAGTGACTTGTATGCTGTGTGTAACATAAACCACCCTCCTACTTGGCAAGAGCACCAGCCTCAGTGTCTCTCAGAATTAGATGAAGTTGAGCACctcagaaggaaaataaaatactacTTTATGAACCCCTGTGAGAAATACCATGCACGTGGACGAAAACCATGGAAACTTATACTGCAGATTGTCAAAATTGCAATTATTACCATACAG TTGGTGTCCTTTGGGCTGAGCAACCAGATGGTTGTTACATTTAAGGAGGAAAGTCTGATGGCATTCAATCACCTCTTCTTGAAAGATTATgttgatggagggatggatacATATGCTGTTTATAGACAAGCAGATGTTTATGATCACATTGACTACATCATAACACAG tacGGCCTTCTGCACAACAACACAGTGGGCAATCATGCATATGAGAAAAACGGTAGTGGCTACACAGCGCTGTCCATTTGTCAAGAGTTTTACAGGAATGGTGCCATCTACCCTGGAAATGAAACCTTTGAGATAGATGCTCATGTGGATGCAG ATTGCATAGAAGTTTACCCCATGTATTCTCTAACATCACGTGATCTGCTTCAAAACTTTGAGGTGCATTTCAAAAG GCTAATTTGCATCAAGATCACATTTGTTATCAAGGCCATAAATTTACAGACTGTGAGACACCGAGAGCTGCCAGACTGCTACGACTTCAATGTTATT ATTACCTTCAACAACCAAGCTCACAGTGGCAGGATAAAGGTTGAGCTGGAAAGTGATGTAGAGATCAATGAATGTAGAGACTGGAAAGTAACTGGAGCCT CTGCTAAACAGATATACCTGACTGTGTTGTTTGACTGCCTCATTGTTATAACCTGCATCACCTCCTTCACCCTCTGTGTGCGCTCGGTGATCAAAGGGATTCTGCTGATGTTG GAGTACACCAAACACTGCAGTAAACACTGCGGTAAAGACACACCGTGGTCAGATAAATTGGAGTTTGTGAACGGTTGGTATATCTTGATCATTGTCAGTGACACCCTGACCATTATAGGCTCCATTCTGAAGATAGAAATCCAGACAAAG ATCCTCACAAGCTATAATGTGTGCAGCATCTTTCTTGGCACAGGAACCATGTTTGTCTGGATTGGTGTTATCCGCTATATGGGCTACTTTAGGAAGTATAAT ATTCTCATTCTGACACTCAGGGCAGCTTTTCCAAATGTAATTCGTTTCATCTGTTGTGCGGGTATCATCTACCTGAGTTACTGTTTATGTGGTTGGATCGTTCTTGGCCCGTATCATGAGAAG TTCCGGACCTTGAACACAGTGTCAGAGTGTCTGTTCTCACTCATCAATGGAGACGACATGTTTCCGACATTTAAGAACATGAAGCAGAAAAGCAGCTTGGTGTGGATCTTCAGCAGGGTTTACCTTTATACCTTTGTGTCTCTGTTCATATACATGATCCTCAGCCttttcatcaccatcatcactgaCACATATGACACAATCAAG caacagcagcagagtgGAGTCCTGATGTcagagctgcagaaattccTGGCAGTGTGTAAAGATCTGCCAAATTCTGGAGTGTTTAGACTTGACAAGAGCAACAACTGTATCTTAAACTGCTGCATCAACAG ATGCAGGGAGCAGCAAGAGAGGCTGACTTCAGAAGCGTAA
- the mcoln3b gene encoding mucolipin-3 isoform X2, with translation MVVTFKEESLMAFNHLFLKDYVDGGMDTYAVYRQADVYDHIDYIITQYGLLHNNTVGNHAYEKNGSGYTALSICQEFYRNGAIYPGNETFEIDAHVDADCIEVYPMYSLTSRDLLQNFEVHFKRLICIKITFVIKAINLQTVRHRELPDCYDFNVIITFNNQAHSGRIKVELESDVEINECRDWKVTGASAKQIYLTVLFDCLIVITCITSFTLCVRSVIKGILLMLEYTKHCSKHCGKDTPWSDKLEFVNGWYILIIVSDTLTIIGSILKIEIQTKILTSYNVCSIFLGTGTMFVWIGVIRYMGYFRKYNILILTLRAAFPNVIRFICCAGIIYLSYCLCGWIVLGPYHEKFRTLNTVSECLFSLINGDDMFPTFKNMKQKSSLVWIFSRVYLYTFVSLFIYMILSLFITIITDTYDTIKQQQQSGVLMSELQKFLAVCKDLPNSGVFRLDKSNNCILNCCINRCREQQERLTSEA, from the exons ATGGTTGTTACATTTAAGGAGGAAAGTCTGATGGCATTCAATCACCTCTTCTTGAAAGATTATgttgatggagggatggatacATATGCTGTTTATAGACAAGCAGATGTTTATGATCACATTGACTACATCATAACACAG tacGGCCTTCTGCACAACAACACAGTGGGCAATCATGCATATGAGAAAAACGGTAGTGGCTACACAGCGCTGTCCATTTGTCAAGAGTTTTACAGGAATGGTGCCATCTACCCTGGAAATGAAACCTTTGAGATAGATGCTCATGTGGATGCAG ATTGCATAGAAGTTTACCCCATGTATTCTCTAACATCACGTGATCTGCTTCAAAACTTTGAGGTGCATTTCAAAAG GCTAATTTGCATCAAGATCACATTTGTTATCAAGGCCATAAATTTACAGACTGTGAGACACCGAGAGCTGCCAGACTGCTACGACTTCAATGTTATT ATTACCTTCAACAACCAAGCTCACAGTGGCAGGATAAAGGTTGAGCTGGAAAGTGATGTAGAGATCAATGAATGTAGAGACTGGAAAGTAACTGGAGCCT CTGCTAAACAGATATACCTGACTGTGTTGTTTGACTGCCTCATTGTTATAACCTGCATCACCTCCTTCACCCTCTGTGTGCGCTCGGTGATCAAAGGGATTCTGCTGATGTTG GAGTACACCAAACACTGCAGTAAACACTGCGGTAAAGACACACCGTGGTCAGATAAATTGGAGTTTGTGAACGGTTGGTATATCTTGATCATTGTCAGTGACACCCTGACCATTATAGGCTCCATTCTGAAGATAGAAATCCAGACAAAG ATCCTCACAAGCTATAATGTGTGCAGCATCTTTCTTGGCACAGGAACCATGTTTGTCTGGATTGGTGTTATCCGCTATATGGGCTACTTTAGGAAGTATAAT ATTCTCATTCTGACACTCAGGGCAGCTTTTCCAAATGTAATTCGTTTCATCTGTTGTGCGGGTATCATCTACCTGAGTTACTGTTTATGTGGTTGGATCGTTCTTGGCCCGTATCATGAGAAG TTCCGGACCTTGAACACAGTGTCAGAGTGTCTGTTCTCACTCATCAATGGAGACGACATGTTTCCGACATTTAAGAACATGAAGCAGAAAAGCAGCTTGGTGTGGATCTTCAGCAGGGTTTACCTTTATACCTTTGTGTCTCTGTTCATATACATGATCCTCAGCCttttcatcaccatcatcactgaCACATATGACACAATCAAG caacagcagcagagtgGAGTCCTGATGTcagagctgcagaaattccTGGCAGTGTGTAAAGATCTGCCAAATTCTGGAGTGTTTAGACTTGACAAGAGCAACAACTGTATCTTAAACTGCTGCATCAACAG ATGCAGGGAGCAGCAAGAGAGGCTGACTTCAGAAGCGTAA